In a genomic window of Gambusia affinis linkage group LG04, SWU_Gaff_1.0, whole genome shotgun sequence:
- the atad5b gene encoding ATPase family AAA domain-containing protein 5b isoform X5 produces MKRNKLKRNKTKQNKDGHHRHVRTAVIVLSDGSCSDGETSQEKLSAADSEERKSSLCKGLKIAPIFLHTNQHVKGRSDGGSYQTEHKSMSPSQSDEVQSQHPESHLTGRHGPVSCREQLPASHLENCLRTIQKSNPAFPVSTVFNTLLKKASQRLHESGPADSMEKEKMRRGPEVSQRLPKRLRSDPSAEGHCPDRGQNEKMRPKGHKLSPVGLGNVCHANPGWMNLTTLATELIKSSGEVQGDSCFEDVLWTDKYVPQHSSEIIGNSASVNKLHSWLKNWKQRADSDERRQMAERKQDENSDSWDCGDFQGEAGLEEGGAEPLGKAMLLSGPPGVGKTAAVYACAQELGFKVFEVNCSSRRSGRHVLSQLKETTQSHLVEIPGEDPLKPAYFNNYSANSCTPKSEAFPGKLQLPKNIVSTSKKRAARNSSSRKFKAKPAAVTLARYFKMKTGKPKTEEVENSSAGCDQEVPHNKKTATSLILFEEVDVVFEDDVGFLTAIKVFMTTTKRPVVLTTNDPSFKERFGCNLDEIAFKTPPSANVCSYLQLVCLAENFQLPPDDASSLFRLACGDVRRSLLQLQLWVNSSSGSQGGALAEEPISSHLLFADCRATEGRGLESKVPPWQAGCSVHMLGLHHVTPNYLLNSLKRGSLSEENMLKFLKILSESWRRGVPLLYSNLELLLSIGAPESDSQQQTEPRRSNPHILRLSHTFGSEVSPTRNKSSRLSRRRFTASKSSSHFTSRPQRAPSFTETWDKPEKRAAKAVTDSLGGLADFFDLMSNIDSTLPHYVSGPHTAEVYVWTGADLKDGLLDEPGEEDSWSLKQGRLEEMKAAAEGLGCRQCWWRVTEAWTEAYRCKQKLDDKQWNRLQERLLLTSCCKRQSLIFTAQPRCASRVSQRRSRVSRLLLSCEPFSLLGNRRAVCVDYLPVLRLICHTVSAQQHRGELGRCWNFLGRSQLGLSKSAIQLLAEDFPLTKVQTDS; encoded by the exons ATGAAGCGAAACAAACTCAAGCGCAATAAAACCAAGCAAAACAAGGATGGACATCATCGCCATGTGCGAACTGCAGTTATCGTGTTATCAGACGGCAGCTGCTCTGACGGTGAAACTTCGCAGGAAAAGCTCTCAGCAGCTGACAGCGAGGAGAGGAAGAGCTCACTCTGCAAAGGACTTAAAATAGCTCCGATTTTCTTGCATACGAATCAGCACGTGAAAGGACGTTCAGATGGAGGGTCTTATCAGACTGAACACAAATCAATGTCCCCTTCTCAGAGTGATGAGGTGCAAAGCCAACATCCAGAATCTCATCTGACAGGCAGACATGGACCTGTCAGCTGCAGGGAACAGCTCCCTGCTTCACATCTGGAAAACTGCCTGAGAACAATCCAAAAGTCAAATCCAGCTTTTCCAGTTTCAACAGTTTTCAACACTTTGCTGAAGAAAGCAAGCCAGAGGCTACATGAGTCAGGGCCTGCAG ATTCaatggaaaaggagaaaatgagaagaGGACCTGAAGTTTCTCAAAGGCTACCAAAACGTTTGCGGTCTGACCCCTCAGCAGAGGGACACTGTCCTGACAGGGGACAGAATGAGAAGATGAGGCCCAAGGGACACAAGCTGAGCCCTGTAGGTCTGGGAAACGTCTGTCATGCAAACCCTGGATGGATGAACCTCACCACACTAGCGACTGAGCTAATAAAGAGCTCTGGAGAGGTTCAAGGAG attccTGTTTCGAAGATGTTCTCTGGACCGACAAGTATGTTCCTCAACATTCTAGTGAAATCATCGGTAATTCTGCCTCGGTGAATAAGCTGCACAG TTGGCTGAAGAACTGGAAACAAAGAGCTGACAGTGACGAGCGGAGACAAATGGCAGAAAGGAAACAAGATGAAAACAGTG ATTCGTGGGACTGTGGAGACTTCCAGGGTGAGGCTGGGTTGGAGGAAGGCGGAGCGGAGCCGCTGGGTAAAGCCATGCTGCTGTCAGGACCCCCAGGTGTGGGCAAGACGGCTGCTGTGTACGCCTGCGCCCAGGAGCTCGGCTTCAAG GTGTTTGAGGTGAACTGCTCCTCGCGGCGCAGTGGCCGCCATGTTCTGTCTCagctgaaggaaaccacacagtCTCACCTCGTGGAGATTCCAGGGGAAGATCCACTGAAGCCTGCATACTTCAACAACTACAGTGCAAACAGCTGCACTCCTAAATCTGAGGCCTTTCCAG gaaaATTACAACTCCCTAAAAATATCGTCTCCACGTCCAAAAAACGTGCAGCGCGAAACTCATCTAGTCGTAAATTTAAAGCTAAGCCAGCCGCTGTCACTTTGGCTCGCTACTTTAAGATGAAAACTGGAAAACCAAAGACAGAAGAAGTGGAGAACTCCTCAGCAGGATGCGATCAGGAGGTGCCACATAACAAGAAGACAGCCACGTCACTTATTCTATTCGAGGAG GTTGATGTGGTATTTGAGGACGATGTTGGCTTCCTGACAGCCATAAAGGTCTTCATGACCACCACAAAACGACCTGTTGTCCTGACCACTAAtg ATCCCTCATTCAAAGAGAGATTTGGCTGCAACCTGGATGAAATAGCTTTCAAAACTCCACCATCA GCGAATGTCTGTAGCTATCTGCAGCTGGTGTGTCTGGCTGAAAACTTCCAGCTGCCTCCAGACGACGCCAGCAGCCTCTTCAGACTCGCATGCGGCGACGTGAGGCGcagcctgctgcagctgcagctctgggtTAACAGCAGCAGCGGGTCGCAGGGCGGAGCGCTGGCTGAAGAACCAATCAGCTCACACC TTTTGTTTGCAGACTGCAGAGCAACAGAAGGACGCGGTCTTGAGTCAAAAGTTCCTCCCTGGCAAGCAGGCTGCTCCGTACACATGCTGGGTCTCCATCATGTGACCCCAAATTACCTTCTTAATTCTTTAAAG CGTGGGTCCCTCTCTGAAGAGAACATGTTGAAGTTTCTCAAAATCCTGTCCGAGAGCTGGAGAAGAGGTGTGCCTCTTCTCTACTCCAACCTGGAGCTCCTTCTCTCTATCGGAGCCCCTGAATCCGATTCCCAGCAGCAGACTGAGCCAAGGCGCTCCAATCCTCACATCCTGCGACTGAGTCACACCTTCGGTTCAGAGGTGTCGCCGACCCGCAACAAATCTTCCCGGCTGAGCCGAAGGAGATTCACTGCTTCCAAATCATCGTCACATTTTACCAGCAGACCTCAAAGAGCGCCATCATTCACCGAGACCTGGGACAAACCTGAAAAACGTGCAGCCAAAGCGGTCACTGACTCCTTGGGCGGCCTGGCAGATTTCTTTGACCTCATGTCAAACATTGACTCAACGCTACCTCACTACGTTTCAGGCCCGCACACGGCCGAAGTGTATGTTTGGACCGGAGCAGATTTAAAGGACGGATTGTTGGATGAGCCGGGGGAGGAGGACAGCTGGAGTCTGAAGCAGGGCAGGCTTGAGGAAATGAAGGCAGCAGCTGAAGGTTTGGGTTGTCGGCAGTGCTGGTGGAGAGTTACTGAGGCGTGGACTGAAGCCTACAGATGTAAACAGAAACTGGACGATAAGCAGTGGAACAGACTGCAGGAGAGGCTGCTGTTAACTAGCTGCTGTAAAAGACAGAGTCTCATCTTTACTGCTCAACCTCGATGTGCATCAAG GGTGTCCCAAAGGAGGTCCAGAGTGAGTCGGCTGCTGCTCAGCTGCGAGCCCTTCAGCCTGCTGGGGAACAGACGGGCTGTCTGCGTCGACTACCTGCCGGTTCTCCGCCTCATCTGTCACACTGTCAGTGCACAGCAGCACAGAGGAGAGCTGGGCAG GTGTTGGAACTTCCTGGGCCGTTCACAACTAGGCCTCTCAAAATCTGCCATCCAACTCCTGGCTGAGGATTTCCCGCTAACGAAAGTTCAGACAGACTCCTGA
- the atad5b gene encoding ATPase family AAA domain-containing protein 5b isoform X3, producing the protein MKRNKLKRNKTKQNKDGHHRHVRTAVIVLSDGSCSDGETSQEKLSAADSEERKSSLCKGLKIAPIFLHTNQHVKGRSDGGSYQTEHKSMSPSQSDEVQSQHPESHLTGRHGPVSCREQLPASHLENCLRTIQKSNPAFPVSTVFNTLLKKASQRLHESGPAEHSLHPDSMEKEKMRRGPEVSQRLPKRLRSDPSAEGHCPDRGQNEKMRPKGHKLSPVGLGNVCHANPGWMNLTTLATELIKSSGEVQGDSCFEDVLWTDKYVPQHSSEIIGNSASVNKLHSWLKNWKQRADSDERRQMAERKQDENSDSWDCGDFQGEAGLEEGGAEPLGKAMLLSGPPGVGKTAAVYACAQELGFKVFEVNCSSRRSGRHVLSQLKETTQSHLVEIPGEDPLKPAYFNNYSANSCTPKSEAFPGKLQLPKNIVSTSKKRAARNSSSRKFKAKPAAVTLARYFKMKTGKPKTEEVENSSAGCDQEVPHNKKTATSLILFEEVDVVFEDDVGFLTAIKVFMTTTKRPVVLTTNDPSFKERFGCNLDEIAFKTPPSANVCSYLQLVCLAENFQLPPDDASSLFRLACGDVRRSLLQLQLWVNSSSGSQGGALAEEPISSHHCRATEGRGLESKVPPWQAGCSVHMLGLHHVTPNYLLNSLKRGSLSEENMLKFLKILSESWRRGVPLLYSNLELLLSIGAPESDSQQQTEPRRSNPHILRLSHTFGSEVSPTRNKSSRLSRRRFTASKSSSHFTSRPQRAPSFTETWDKPEKRAAKAVTDSLGGLADFFDLMSNIDSTLPHYVSGPHTAEVYVWTGADLKDGLLDEPGEEDSWSLKQGRLEEMKAAAEGLGCRQCWWRVTEAWTEAYRCKQKLDDKQWNRLQERLLLTSCCKRQSLIFTAQPRCASRVSQRRSRVSRLLLSCEPFSLLGNRRAVCVDYLPVLRLICHTVSAQQHRGELGRCWNFLGRSQLGLSKSAIQLLAEDFPLTKVQTDS; encoded by the exons ATGAAGCGAAACAAACTCAAGCGCAATAAAACCAAGCAAAACAAGGATGGACATCATCGCCATGTGCGAACTGCAGTTATCGTGTTATCAGACGGCAGCTGCTCTGACGGTGAAACTTCGCAGGAAAAGCTCTCAGCAGCTGACAGCGAGGAGAGGAAGAGCTCACTCTGCAAAGGACTTAAAATAGCTCCGATTTTCTTGCATACGAATCAGCACGTGAAAGGACGTTCAGATGGAGGGTCTTATCAGACTGAACACAAATCAATGTCCCCTTCTCAGAGTGATGAGGTGCAAAGCCAACATCCAGAATCTCATCTGACAGGCAGACATGGACCTGTCAGCTGCAGGGAACAGCTCCCTGCTTCACATCTGGAAAACTGCCTGAGAACAATCCAAAAGTCAAATCCAGCTTTTCCAGTTTCAACAGTTTTCAACACTTTGCTGAAGAAAGCAAGCCAGAGGCTACATGAGTCAGGGCCTGCAG aGCATTCCCTCCATCCAGATTCaatggaaaaggagaaaatgagaagaGGACCTGAAGTTTCTCAAAGGCTACCAAAACGTTTGCGGTCTGACCCCTCAGCAGAGGGACACTGTCCTGACAGGGGACAGAATGAGAAGATGAGGCCCAAGGGACACAAGCTGAGCCCTGTAGGTCTGGGAAACGTCTGTCATGCAAACCCTGGATGGATGAACCTCACCACACTAGCGACTGAGCTAATAAAGAGCTCTGGAGAGGTTCAAGGAG attccTGTTTCGAAGATGTTCTCTGGACCGACAAGTATGTTCCTCAACATTCTAGTGAAATCATCGGTAATTCTGCCTCGGTGAATAAGCTGCACAG TTGGCTGAAGAACTGGAAACAAAGAGCTGACAGTGACGAGCGGAGACAAATGGCAGAAAGGAAACAAGATGAAAACAGTG ATTCGTGGGACTGTGGAGACTTCCAGGGTGAGGCTGGGTTGGAGGAAGGCGGAGCGGAGCCGCTGGGTAAAGCCATGCTGCTGTCAGGACCCCCAGGTGTGGGCAAGACGGCTGCTGTGTACGCCTGCGCCCAGGAGCTCGGCTTCAAG GTGTTTGAGGTGAACTGCTCCTCGCGGCGCAGTGGCCGCCATGTTCTGTCTCagctgaaggaaaccacacagtCTCACCTCGTGGAGATTCCAGGGGAAGATCCACTGAAGCCTGCATACTTCAACAACTACAGTGCAAACAGCTGCACTCCTAAATCTGAGGCCTTTCCAG gaaaATTACAACTCCCTAAAAATATCGTCTCCACGTCCAAAAAACGTGCAGCGCGAAACTCATCTAGTCGTAAATTTAAAGCTAAGCCAGCCGCTGTCACTTTGGCTCGCTACTTTAAGATGAAAACTGGAAAACCAAAGACAGAAGAAGTGGAGAACTCCTCAGCAGGATGCGATCAGGAGGTGCCACATAACAAGAAGACAGCCACGTCACTTATTCTATTCGAGGAG GTTGATGTGGTATTTGAGGACGATGTTGGCTTCCTGACAGCCATAAAGGTCTTCATGACCACCACAAAACGACCTGTTGTCCTGACCACTAAtg ATCCCTCATTCAAAGAGAGATTTGGCTGCAACCTGGATGAAATAGCTTTCAAAACTCCACCATCA GCGAATGTCTGTAGCTATCTGCAGCTGGTGTGTCTGGCTGAAAACTTCCAGCTGCCTCCAGACGACGCCAGCAGCCTCTTCAGACTCGCATGCGGCGACGTGAGGCGcagcctgctgcagctgcagctctgggtTAACAGCAGCAGCGGGTCGCAGGGCGGAGCGCTGGCTGAAGAACCAATCAGCTCACACC ACTGCAGAGCAACAGAAGGACGCGGTCTTGAGTCAAAAGTTCCTCCCTGGCAAGCAGGCTGCTCCGTACACATGCTGGGTCTCCATCATGTGACCCCAAATTACCTTCTTAATTCTTTAAAG CGTGGGTCCCTCTCTGAAGAGAACATGTTGAAGTTTCTCAAAATCCTGTCCGAGAGCTGGAGAAGAGGTGTGCCTCTTCTCTACTCCAACCTGGAGCTCCTTCTCTCTATCGGAGCCCCTGAATCCGATTCCCAGCAGCAGACTGAGCCAAGGCGCTCCAATCCTCACATCCTGCGACTGAGTCACACCTTCGGTTCAGAGGTGTCGCCGACCCGCAACAAATCTTCCCGGCTGAGCCGAAGGAGATTCACTGCTTCCAAATCATCGTCACATTTTACCAGCAGACCTCAAAGAGCGCCATCATTCACCGAGACCTGGGACAAACCTGAAAAACGTGCAGCCAAAGCGGTCACTGACTCCTTGGGCGGCCTGGCAGATTTCTTTGACCTCATGTCAAACATTGACTCAACGCTACCTCACTACGTTTCAGGCCCGCACACGGCCGAAGTGTATGTTTGGACCGGAGCAGATTTAAAGGACGGATTGTTGGATGAGCCGGGGGAGGAGGACAGCTGGAGTCTGAAGCAGGGCAGGCTTGAGGAAATGAAGGCAGCAGCTGAAGGTTTGGGTTGTCGGCAGTGCTGGTGGAGAGTTACTGAGGCGTGGACTGAAGCCTACAGATGTAAACAGAAACTGGACGATAAGCAGTGGAACAGACTGCAGGAGAGGCTGCTGTTAACTAGCTGCTGTAAAAGACAGAGTCTCATCTTTACTGCTCAACCTCGATGTGCATCAAG GGTGTCCCAAAGGAGGTCCAGAGTGAGTCGGCTGCTGCTCAGCTGCGAGCCCTTCAGCCTGCTGGGGAACAGACGGGCTGTCTGCGTCGACTACCTGCCGGTTCTCCGCCTCATCTGTCACACTGTCAGTGCACAGCAGCACAGAGGAGAGCTGGGCAG GTGTTGGAACTTCCTGGGCCGTTCACAACTAGGCCTCTCAAAATCTGCCATCCAACTCCTGGCTGAGGATTTCCCGCTAACGAAAGTTCAGACAGACTCCTGA
- the atad5b gene encoding ATPase family AAA domain-containing protein 5b isoform X4: MKRNKLKRNKTKQNKDGHHRHVRTAVIVLSDGSCSDGETSQEKLSAADSEERKSSLCKGLKIAPIFLHTNQHVKGRSDGGSYQTEHKSMSPSQSDEVQSQHPESHLTGRHGPVSCREQLPASHLENCLRTIQKSNPAFPVSTVFNTLLKKASQRLHESGPAEHSLHPDSMEKEKMRRGPEVSQRLPKRLRSDPSAEGHCPDRGQNEKMRPKGHKLSPVGLGNVCHANPGWMNLTTLATELIKSSGEVQGDSCFEDVLWTDKYVPQHSSEIIGNSASVNKLHSWLKNWKQRADSDERRQMAERKQDENNSWDCGDFQGEAGLEEGGAEPLGKAMLLSGPPGVGKTAAVYACAQELGFKVFEVNCSSRRSGRHVLSQLKETTQSHLVEIPGEDPLKPAYFNNYSANSCTPKSEAFPGKLQLPKNIVSTSKKRAARNSSSRKFKAKPAAVTLARYFKMKTGKPKTEEVENSSAGCDQEVPHNKKTATSLILFEEVDVVFEDDVGFLTAIKVFMTTTKRPVVLTTNDPSFKERFGCNLDEIAFKTPPSANVCSYLQLVCLAENFQLPPDDASSLFRLACGDVRRSLLQLQLWVNSSSGSQGGALAEEPISSHHCRATEGRGLESKVPPWQAGCSVHMLGLHHVTPNYLLNSLKRGSLSEENMLKFLKILSESWRRGVPLLYSNLELLLSIGAPESDSQQQTEPRRSNPHILRLSHTFGSEVSPTRNKSSRLSRRRFTASKSSSHFTSRPQRAPSFTETWDKPEKRAAKAVTDSLGGLADFFDLMSNIDSTLPHYVSGPHTAEVYVWTGADLKDGLLDEPGEEDSWSLKQGRLEEMKAAAEGLGCRQCWWRVTEAWTEAYRCKQKLDDKQWNRLQERLLLTSCCKRQSLIFTAQPRCASRVSQRRSRVSRLLLSCEPFSLLGNRRAVCVDYLPVLRLICHTVSAQQHRGELGRCWNFLGRSQLGLSKSAIQLLAEDFPLTKVQTDS, encoded by the exons ATGAAGCGAAACAAACTCAAGCGCAATAAAACCAAGCAAAACAAGGATGGACATCATCGCCATGTGCGAACTGCAGTTATCGTGTTATCAGACGGCAGCTGCTCTGACGGTGAAACTTCGCAGGAAAAGCTCTCAGCAGCTGACAGCGAGGAGAGGAAGAGCTCACTCTGCAAAGGACTTAAAATAGCTCCGATTTTCTTGCATACGAATCAGCACGTGAAAGGACGTTCAGATGGAGGGTCTTATCAGACTGAACACAAATCAATGTCCCCTTCTCAGAGTGATGAGGTGCAAAGCCAACATCCAGAATCTCATCTGACAGGCAGACATGGACCTGTCAGCTGCAGGGAACAGCTCCCTGCTTCACATCTGGAAAACTGCCTGAGAACAATCCAAAAGTCAAATCCAGCTTTTCCAGTTTCAACAGTTTTCAACACTTTGCTGAAGAAAGCAAGCCAGAGGCTACATGAGTCAGGGCCTGCAG aGCATTCCCTCCATCCAGATTCaatggaaaaggagaaaatgagaagaGGACCTGAAGTTTCTCAAAGGCTACCAAAACGTTTGCGGTCTGACCCCTCAGCAGAGGGACACTGTCCTGACAGGGGACAGAATGAGAAGATGAGGCCCAAGGGACACAAGCTGAGCCCTGTAGGTCTGGGAAACGTCTGTCATGCAAACCCTGGATGGATGAACCTCACCACACTAGCGACTGAGCTAATAAAGAGCTCTGGAGAGGTTCAAGGAG attccTGTTTCGAAGATGTTCTCTGGACCGACAAGTATGTTCCTCAACATTCTAGTGAAATCATCGGTAATTCTGCCTCGGTGAATAAGCTGCACAG TTGGCTGAAGAACTGGAAACAAAGAGCTGACAGTGACGAGCGGAGACAAATGGCAGAAAGGAAACAAGATGAAAACA ATTCGTGGGACTGTGGAGACTTCCAGGGTGAGGCTGGGTTGGAGGAAGGCGGAGCGGAGCCGCTGGGTAAAGCCATGCTGCTGTCAGGACCCCCAGGTGTGGGCAAGACGGCTGCTGTGTACGCCTGCGCCCAGGAGCTCGGCTTCAAG GTGTTTGAGGTGAACTGCTCCTCGCGGCGCAGTGGCCGCCATGTTCTGTCTCagctgaaggaaaccacacagtCTCACCTCGTGGAGATTCCAGGGGAAGATCCACTGAAGCCTGCATACTTCAACAACTACAGTGCAAACAGCTGCACTCCTAAATCTGAGGCCTTTCCAG gaaaATTACAACTCCCTAAAAATATCGTCTCCACGTCCAAAAAACGTGCAGCGCGAAACTCATCTAGTCGTAAATTTAAAGCTAAGCCAGCCGCTGTCACTTTGGCTCGCTACTTTAAGATGAAAACTGGAAAACCAAAGACAGAAGAAGTGGAGAACTCCTCAGCAGGATGCGATCAGGAGGTGCCACATAACAAGAAGACAGCCACGTCACTTATTCTATTCGAGGAG GTTGATGTGGTATTTGAGGACGATGTTGGCTTCCTGACAGCCATAAAGGTCTTCATGACCACCACAAAACGACCTGTTGTCCTGACCACTAAtg ATCCCTCATTCAAAGAGAGATTTGGCTGCAACCTGGATGAAATAGCTTTCAAAACTCCACCATCA GCGAATGTCTGTAGCTATCTGCAGCTGGTGTGTCTGGCTGAAAACTTCCAGCTGCCTCCAGACGACGCCAGCAGCCTCTTCAGACTCGCATGCGGCGACGTGAGGCGcagcctgctgcagctgcagctctgggtTAACAGCAGCAGCGGGTCGCAGGGCGGAGCGCTGGCTGAAGAACCAATCAGCTCACACC ACTGCAGAGCAACAGAAGGACGCGGTCTTGAGTCAAAAGTTCCTCCCTGGCAAGCAGGCTGCTCCGTACACATGCTGGGTCTCCATCATGTGACCCCAAATTACCTTCTTAATTCTTTAAAG CGTGGGTCCCTCTCTGAAGAGAACATGTTGAAGTTTCTCAAAATCCTGTCCGAGAGCTGGAGAAGAGGTGTGCCTCTTCTCTACTCCAACCTGGAGCTCCTTCTCTCTATCGGAGCCCCTGAATCCGATTCCCAGCAGCAGACTGAGCCAAGGCGCTCCAATCCTCACATCCTGCGACTGAGTCACACCTTCGGTTCAGAGGTGTCGCCGACCCGCAACAAATCTTCCCGGCTGAGCCGAAGGAGATTCACTGCTTCCAAATCATCGTCACATTTTACCAGCAGACCTCAAAGAGCGCCATCATTCACCGAGACCTGGGACAAACCTGAAAAACGTGCAGCCAAAGCGGTCACTGACTCCTTGGGCGGCCTGGCAGATTTCTTTGACCTCATGTCAAACATTGACTCAACGCTACCTCACTACGTTTCAGGCCCGCACACGGCCGAAGTGTATGTTTGGACCGGAGCAGATTTAAAGGACGGATTGTTGGATGAGCCGGGGGAGGAGGACAGCTGGAGTCTGAAGCAGGGCAGGCTTGAGGAAATGAAGGCAGCAGCTGAAGGTTTGGGTTGTCGGCAGTGCTGGTGGAGAGTTACTGAGGCGTGGACTGAAGCCTACAGATGTAAACAGAAACTGGACGATAAGCAGTGGAACAGACTGCAGGAGAGGCTGCTGTTAACTAGCTGCTGTAAAAGACAGAGTCTCATCTTTACTGCTCAACCTCGATGTGCATCAAG GGTGTCCCAAAGGAGGTCCAGAGTGAGTCGGCTGCTGCTCAGCTGCGAGCCCTTCAGCCTGCTGGGGAACAGACGGGCTGTCTGCGTCGACTACCTGCCGGTTCTCCGCCTCATCTGTCACACTGTCAGTGCACAGCAGCACAGAGGAGAGCTGGGCAG GTGTTGGAACTTCCTGGGCCGTTCACAACTAGGCCTCTCAAAATCTGCCATCCAACTCCTGGCTGAGGATTTCCCGCTAACGAAAGTTCAGACAGACTCCTGA